The Pecten maximus chromosome 12, xPecMax1.1, whole genome shotgun sequence genome includes a region encoding these proteins:
- the LOC117339350 gene encoding hydroxysteroid 11-beta-dehydrogenase 1-like protein, whose translation MWNKVIAVFVGVVAGLWWFQDFDEGVIKGQRVLVTGASTGIGEQLAYHYARMGASVMVTARRAQRLQEVVARCRELGNKDAIFGYVTGDMSNMSFTKHLIQESTKKMGGLDYLLLNHILSPNLHFWNGDEDDMAHLDKVFDVNFKAYVHLASHALPELEKSGGHVVVLSSFAGKSAPPFSVPYASTKWALAGFFSGLRQELRMKNSNVSITICIIGFIATDNALSAFGEIQNGLPLQRIIGSAASPSDTALDIIRGAATRQRELYTPFLKTYITSFLSGVCPSFIEYLIRAVYNE comes from the exons ATGTGGAACAAAGTTATAGCAGTGTTTGTAGGAGTTGTGGCCGGACTCTGGTGGTTTCAGGATTTCGATGAAG GAGTCATCAAGGGTCAGCGCGTGCTTGTGACTGGGGCCTCCACGGGGATAGGTGAACAGCTGGCCTATCACTATGCACGGATGGGAGCCAGTGTCATGGTTACGGCGCGACGCGCACAGAGACTACAAGAG GTGGTGGCAAGATGCAGGGAGCTAGGCAACAAGGACGCCATCTTTGGCTACGTCACTGGCGATATGTCCAATATGTCCTTTACAAAACACCTTATACAG GAATCCACAAAGAAGATGGGAGGTCTGGACTATTTACTGTTGAATCACATTCTGTCCCCAAATCTCCACTTTTGGAACGGTGACGAAGATGATATGGCCCACTTGGATAAAGTTTTTGATGTGAATTTCAAAGCTTACGTACATCTGGCATCGCATGCGCTCCCAGAGCTGGAGAAGTCCGGTGGTCACGTGGTTGTTTTGTCATCATTTGCAG GCAAATCAGCTCCACCGTTCTCTGTCCCTTACGCCTCTACCAAATGGGCACTGGCTGGATTTTTTAGTGGACTTCGACAAGAGCTACGGATGAAAAACAGCAACGTGTCCATCACAATTTGTATAATAGGATTCATAG CCACGGATAACGCGTTGTCGGCCTTTGGCGAAATTCAGAATGGACTACCATTACAACGCATCATTGGATCCGCCGCTAGTCCTTCAGACACCGCCCTCGATATCATCAGAGGAGCGGCCACTCGCCAGAGGGAGCTGTATACCCCTTTCCTCAAAACATATATTACGTCATTTCTCAGTGGAGTGTGTCCAAGCTTCATAGAATACCTCATTCGAGCTGTTTATAACGAGTGA
- the LOC117339762 gene encoding hydroxysteroid 11-beta-dehydrogenase 1-like protein: MWNKVIAVFVGVMAGFWWFQDFDEGVIQGQRVLVTGASTGIGEQLAYHYARMGASVMVTARRAQRLQEVVARCRELGNKDAIFEYVTGDMSNMSFTKHLIQESTKKMGRLDYLVLNHILSPNFHFWNGDEDDMADLDNVFDVNFKAYVHLASHALPELEKSGGHVVVLSSFVGKISKSTLPFSVLYASTKWALGGFFSGLRQELRMKNSNVSITICIIGFIATDNALLALSEVQNGLPLQRIIGFAGSPSDTALDIIRGAATRQRELYTPFLITYIPSFINGVCPSFIDYLSRAVYSE; encoded by the exons ATGTGGAACAAAGTGATAGCTGTGTTTGTTGGAGTTATGGCCGGATTCTGGTGGTTTCAGGATTTCGATGAAG GAGTCATCCAGGGTCAGCGCGTGCTTGTGACAGGGGCCTCTACGGGGATAGGTGAACAGCTGGCCTATCACTATGCACGGATGGGAGCCAGTGTCATGGTAACGGCGCGACGCGCACAGAGACTACAAGAG GTGGTGGCGAGATGCAGGGAGCTAGGCAACAAGGACGCCATCTTTGAATACGTCACTGGCGATATGTCCAATATGTCCTTTACAAAACACCTTATACAG GAGTCCACCAAGAAGATGGGAAGGCTGGACTATTTAGTGTTGAATCACATTCTGTCCCCAAATTTCCATTTTTGGAACGGTGACGAAGATGATATGGCCGACTTGGATAACGTTTTTGATGTGAATTTCAAAGCATACGTACATCTGGCATCACATGCGCTCCCAGAGCTGGAGAAGTCCGGTGGTCACGTGGTtgttttgtcatcatttgtagGCAAGATCA GCAAATCAACTCTGCCTTTCTCTGTCCTTTACGCCTCTACCAAATGGGCACTGGGTGGATTTTTTAGTGGACTTCGACAAGAGCTACGGATGAAAAACAGCAACGTGTCCATCACAATTTGTATAATAGGATTCATAG CAACGGACAACGCGTTGTTGGCCTTGAGCGAGGTTCAGAATGGACTACCGTTACAACGCATTATTGGATTCGCCGGAAGTCCTTCAGACACCGCCCTCGATATTATCAGAGGAGCAGCCACTCGCCAGAGGGAGCTTTACACCCCTTTCCTCATAACGTATATACCATCATTCATCAATGGAGTGTGTCCAAGCTTCATAGATTACCTCAGTCGAGCTGTTTATAGCGAGTGA
- the LOC117339540 gene encoding transforming growth factor-beta-induced protein ig-h3-like: MKVLAVISLLCVLSIGYCQQSNIVQLAEQLGANTLVALVKEAGLADTLSGAGPFTVFGPTDDAFSKLPRAIIDYLKRNKTALQDVLKYHVVSGKVYSSQLSNELQAASLLAPAKIRINIYQDGKVITADGSPVVKPDQNATNGVIHVVDRVMFPIPLMSMVDMVKADRQLKTLLTAVSAAGIASALEADGLTLFAPTDKAFQNLPPGTLDGLLKNKTALTDVLTYHVVKGTTFSAGLANGEKVATLEGKDVSFSIEQGSVKVDNAKVLRADDAVTNGVIHVIDSVLLPPTYKRHFRVEN; encoded by the exons ATGAAGGTTCTAGCGGTCATCTCACTTCTCTGCGTCCTCTCCATTGGGTATTGCCAACAGAGCAATATTGTCCAGCTTGCTGAGCAGCTCGGCGCCAACACCCTGGTAGCCCTGGTCAAGGAGGCAGGTCTTGCGGACACACTCTCTGGTGCAG GTCCATTTACCGTTTTCGGCCCCACTGACGATGCCTTCAGTAAGCTACCACGCGCAATCATCGACTATTTAAAGAGAAACAAGACAGCTTTACAAGATGTCCTCAAGTACCACGTGGTCAGCGGTAAAGTCTACTCCTCCCAACTGTCTAACGAGCTCCAGGCTGCCTCGCTCTTGGCTCCCGCTAAAATCAGGATCAACATTTACCAGGACGGCAAG GTGATCACTGCTGACGGGTCCCCAGTTGTCAAGCCTGACCAGAACGCCACCAATGGTGTCATCCACGTGGTAGACCGAGTTATGTTTCCAATCCCGCTGATGAGCATGGTTGATATGGTGAAAGCCGACCGACAGCTCAAGACTCTCCTCACAGCAGTAAGCGCAGCTGGAATAGCATCAGCTCTTGAAG CCGATGGCCTGACACTGTTCGCTCCAACAGACAAAGCTTTCCAAAACCTTCCACCCGGCACCCTGGACGGCCTACTCAAGAACAAAACCGCTTTGACAG ACGTACTAACGTACCATGTTGTCAAGGGAACAACCTTTAGCGCAGGTCTGGCTAACGGCGAGAAAGTCGCAACATTGGAGGGCAAGGATGTTTCCTTCTCCATTGAACAAG GCAGTGTAAAGGTCGACAATGCCAAGGTTCTACGAGCTGATGACGCCGTAACCAATGGAGTCATTCACGTCATCGACAGCGTCCTTCTGCCGCCAACATACAAACGTCACTTCCGTGTGGAAAATTAA
- the LOC117339849 gene encoding 39S ribosomal protein L35, mitochondrial-like, giving the protein MAAPLKRCLFGLSQLTSRFGHLAVKPRPIGSINRAVTYCVNRQRFSVMTNIRATPQPHTAKQISPSSSFNGSLTQVCSPFLQPVRTKTSVSLKKGKEKTIPSVLHRFKRMQWGGWIRTKSGKNKRMWAKSPQRRYRLQQHVMCNGAQSKLLDKMVTGYWRKHRHYPDDPYAPYHKRTNFPYSDNNEVPPFLP; this is encoded by the exons ATGGCTGCGCCCTTGAAACGGTGCTTGTTTG GGTTAAGCCAGCTCACTTCCAGATTTGGTCACCTGGCAGTGAAGCCGAGACCAATCGGATCAATCAACAGAGCTGTGACGTACTGTGTTAACAGACAACGATTTAGTGTGATGACCAACATCCGAGCAACACCACAGCCCCATACTGccaaacaaatatcaccatcatcATCCTTTAATGG GTCATTAACACAGGTATGCTCGCCATTCCTACAACCAGTACGTACCAAAACAAGTGTCAGCTTAAAGAAAGGAAAGGAAAAGACGATCCCTTCAGTTTTACACCGGTTCAAGCGTATGCAGTGGGGTGGCTGGATTAGAACCAAATCCGGCAAGAATAAGAGAATGTGGGCAAAGTCACCACAGCGTCGCTATCGACTGCAACAACACGTGATGTGTAACGGTGCACAAAGTAAACTTCTGGATAAAATGGTGACCGGGTATTGGAGGAAACATCGTCACTATCCGGACGATCCCTACGCTCCGTATCATAAACGTACAAACTTTCCATATTCTGACAATAATGAGGTTCCTCCATTCCTGCCATAG